The Caloenas nicobarica isolate bCalNic1 chromosome 33, bCalNic1.hap1, whole genome shotgun sequence genome contains the following window.
CCTGCTGAGCTGTTTTGGGTGGCAAATGTCTTAACCCCGCTCGGGGACGCCCTTCCCAAGCCCCGGGTGCCCCTCGGGGCCTCGCTGGCGGCATTTGAGCAGCTGCCGGTTTATTTACCGGAAGCAAAACATCCCATTtgccccagcccccctgctccgTGCCCGCTGGTGGCCTCGCAGCAGCCGTTCCCTGTCATCCCCTGGGGACACCGAACCTCAGCACGGGTTATTCCACTCCCCTGCGGCACCCCGGGGTCCTCAGGCATCGTTTAGTGACAGTTAATTAAAATCAAGCCTGGGAGCAGAAAAACAGACCGTCAAACTCCGCGCAACTGCCGTTCCCAGCCTGAAAACAAACCCCGGGCATTACGCCGGGTGTCTATTAATAAACCTCTCCTAACGACGCAAACTGAGGCGCGTTGGGCGCTGGCTGAGGGGGTGGGAAAGGGTGGCGGTCGGGAGGGGTTTTGCTAATCCCGGTTTCCCGGTGCTCTCGCAGGGCGCGGACGTGAACGGGATGCATGGCACCCTGAAACCGCTGCACTGCGCCTGCATGGTGGCTGACACCGACTgcgtggagctgctgctgcagaagggagcGGAGGTAAAGGCTTTTAgttgaataaaaaataaaaagtccttTGGAAAAGGGGCAGGGAAGTCAGGGTTGGTGGCGGGTGAGGTTTgagctgatattttaaaatggtgcCAGTTTCATGCCCCCTCGCAGGGGCCCAGGGGAAGGTTTATGGTCCCTGGAGGGAGTGAAATGTTTGTGCCTGAGACCTCGGGGTGCGTGTTCCTCTGGGGGGGAGGGAAGTTTTGTGGTGGGAGAATGAAAACCCAGGCATTGCCTCATTTTTGACACTCCTGGCAGGTCATACCCACACTGCCTTATTTTGCTGTCGAGTAAACTTGGGATGTGGAAATGATTTTGTGCAGCAGCGGTGGAGCTTcccctgagcccagcaggagcaggggtACCCCAGTGACCCCCGAATCATCGAATCACAGGATtgttttgggtggaaaagcccctcaagctcatcaagtccaaccattaccccaACCCTGTCACTaaaatgtccccaagaacctaatctgtccaacccctccagggatggtgactccaccactgccctgggcagcctgttcaatgcccaacagccctttaGGGGAGAAATTaccccaaatttccaccctcaacctccttctccagcctcttccccagctctgttctgttctctgaagtcactccagcacctcaagctCTTTTTTGGCATGAGGGgtccaaaactgcccccaggattcacAGTTTGGCTTCCCCAGTGCCCAGCGCAGggacgatcactgccctgggcccGCTGGGACCTTTTTGGCCGCTCTGGCTCACGTtgagccgctgtcaccaacacccccagcccctTTTCCACCTTTCCGGCCACTCTTCCCCAAACCCGCAGCATTTAATCCTTTCCCTCCCGTTCTCAGGTCAACGCCCTGGACGGCTACAACCGCACGGCCCTTCACTACGCGGCGGAGAAGGACGAGACGTGCGTGGAAATCCTGCTGGAGTACGGGGCCGATCCCAACGCGCCTGACGGCAACAAGGACACGCCGCTGCACTGGGCCGCCTTCAAGAACAACGCCGAGTGCGCGCGGTCGCTGCTGGAGAACGGCGCCCGCGTGAACGCCCGCGATTACAACGCCGACACGCCGCTCAGCTGGGCCGCCATGAAGGGCAATCTGGAGAGCGTCAGCGTCCTGCTCGACTTTGGCGCGGAGGTTCGGGTGACGAATCTGAAAGGCCAGACCCCCATCTCGCGCCTGGTGGCGTTGCTGGTGCGGGGCTTGGGGACGGAGCGCGAGGATTCCTGCTTCGAGCTCCTGCACCGCGCCGCTGGGCATTTCGAGCTGAGGAAGAACGGCAGCATGCCCTGGGAGGTGACGAGGGATCCGCAGCTCTGCCAAAAgctcaccctgctctgctcgGCGCCCGGGACGCTGCAGACGCTGTCGCGTTACGCCGTCCGCCGCAGCCTGGGCGTGCGGTTCCTGCCCGAGGCCGTGGAGCAGCTGCCCTTGCCCGCCAGCCTCAAGGAATACGTTTTGCTCCTCAGCTGAGCTGTAAAACGAGGCGCCGGGGCTCGAGGCGCCGGCGTtcagctcctcttcctcaccgCTTCGTCGTGGCAGCGCCAGGAGTGAGCTCGATGGGTTGATTTGTGACCGGCGGGTTCCGATTCCCCTCCCCGGTCGCGGTTTTCATCCTGGGGACGCGCCGGTGTCACTCGTGGGTGGCTCCACGTCGTCTCTCTGCCCGCAACACGCGCTCACCGGCTCCTCCACGCGCCTTCCCCCCGATTTTTGGCCTTGTGAGATGAACCACCCCAATTAATGGCAAATTATATCCCCGCTGTTGGATTAacctgggggttttttttcccttttttttttttttgcgttcGGGGtgcaggagaaacagggaaaaatctctttttagaGATGGGAAATGAAGGTGTTGTCAGACATGGAGAAACCCTGCGGGATGTGTTTGCCACCACGAGCGAGTGATGAATTTATTGAAGCATcttaattctgaatttttaacaCTAAAGTGCTGCCCGAGGGGCTCTAGCCAAACCACTTACCCTCAGCCCATCGCAACACTCGGGGAACCgcatttctgtttaaaaagccCATAAAATCCTTAAACcaaccccaaatttcccccgaggaaacactttgttttggggaaaatcgctttttccctgcagcagctgcacggAGGTGCTGCCCGGCGTCCCAGGGGGTGCGAGCTAAAATGGGGAGTGCTTGTTTTTGGGGTTCCCCGCAGCGCCGCGAGGCGCCGACGTGTCAAATGTTGGACTCGAGCGAGATCCTCTTGTGCGTGACGTGCTCCAGATGAGCTTTTTCCGACGTGTCCAGCTCGATGTTGTACTTGGCCAAGATTTTGAGGATGGGGCGAAGCTTCAGCCACCACTGCTCCTTGGGGAGGCGGTGCCTGGGTGGAAAAAGCGCCGCGTCGCTTGGGGCATCAACCCCGGCCTGGGTTGGtttattttggggtgctggggggaaagggggacaCCTACTCGAAATCTGTCTGCTCCTTGAGCTCGGCGAGGGGCTGGAAGATGAGGCTGCGCTTGCGCATGCCCAGCAGACAGGCCGAGTCGGCCGTGTTGGCGAAGATCCGACCTGCCAGGGGAGGCCGGGGGGAACAAGCTCAATGCTTTTGGGCCCCCCAGGAGGGGAAAGTACCCCCCAAAATCTGCAGGGGGGCCCTTTGCGTTGGTAGGAGGGGAGAGCACCCCCCAAAATCTCTTTGTGTTGAGATACTGGAGCAGCATGCGCCTTGTGGGTGGTTGTTTTTAGAGATTTTTCCCCCCACGTGGATGtggggaggggttggggggCTCTGTGAATTTGGGAACAAGGCaaggacccccccagccccaccggtGCAGCACCCACCATGCCGGGAACACTCCTTGATCTTCCCGGTGATCCAGGCCACCGCCTTGGCGCCCATCTTGGTGCCAAAATTCCTGTCAAAGGGAGTTGGGGTGCCGCCCTGCGCCCGAAAAAACACCGAGTGAGCGGAGGAGGGAGGTTAACCCCCTGTGGGGGGGTCTCCCCCTTCCCTGGGGGGGCCTGTACCTGCTGCATGTGCCCCAGCACGTTTTTGCGGCAGTCGAAGATGCCCTTGCCCTCCTCCGAGTAGAGGTTGTAGATGAAGTCAGTGGTGTAGTTCTCGTTGCACCGCTCGTTCCTGCGCCGGGGGTTGAATTTGGGCTCACGGGGGGGGTGACACGAGCATGACAGGTCTCAGCGAACCCCCCCCCATCCCGATTTGGGGATGTACCTGAGCACCAGCCCCCTCTTCACCGTCGTCTTCATCTTCTCGGTTAAATGCTCCACGTTGACCTACGCGGAGCACAAAACAAGTGTTGGTGGTGGGAATAAATGCGGCTcctgcccccaccccagggGGAAAACAGGGTGTGGAGGGAACACGGGGTGTTGGGGGATCCCCAAACCTGCAGATCGTGGATGTTGAAATGCTCCTCGTAGATGTAGGCGGCATCGgcgccgcccgccagccccgccaTGGTGGCCAAGTAGCCGCAGAAGCCACCCATGGTCTCAATGATGAAGACGCGGCGCTTGGTCCCGGCCGCCGACTGCTTGATGCGGTCGCAGGTCTGCAGCAGTGGGAGAATCGGGGTGAAAAAAAGGGGGATTTAGGTTAACGGGGAGAAGGGGGTGTGGAGTGGGGAGGGCGGGCGCACCGTGGTGATGGTGTTGAGCGCGGTGTCGGCGCCGATGCTGAAGTCGGAGCCGGGGACGTTGTTGGAGACGGTGGCGGGGATGATGCAGAGCGGGATGCAGAGCTCCTCGAACTTGGCTCTGCCGtccaccagctccaggctgCCTGTGAAGGCCtggggggggcaccggggggctGTGGGCatgggcagggtgcgggcagctGCCTGTCCCCCCCCCCTTGCCGCGTCCTCCCCCTTGTGACCTCAAAGCCACCGATGATGATGAGCCCGTGGATGCCGAAGGTGCTGATGTTGCTGCTGATTTCCTCAAAGTATTTCTTGGGCAAAGTCCTGGGGGGGAAAACCTCCATGGCTGAGCCcacccggggtgggggggcttgtcctggggaccccccctggAGTGTTCCGTTGGGGTGAAAGCGTCACCTCTTTGTCCCCAGTTTGGATCCTCCCAGCCCCGTCCAGGGGCCGACCCGATCCCAGCCAATCTCTTCTATCTGGGGGGGAGAGCAGCAAGTTGAGGGTGGGGGACACAAGGGTTTTTGGGGTGTGCTGGCCTCACTGTGATTATATCAGAGCAATATTGGGGTGACCCGGTGCCCCCCAGGTTGGGGGGGGTGACAGGATGAACCTGTCACCTCAGCAGGGCCGGGGTGAAAAGGGGATCGATCACCCCCAGACTGGGGGGATCCCCCAACCCTCGCAGGGccgcagctgctgcttctgggggCCCGTGCACCTCCTTTTTCCCCCGGGGGGTCTCACCATGCCGCAGGCGAGCCCTTCGAAGCCGTCGTGCACCGCCAGCATCCGGTGGCCGTGGATGAGCCCGATGCGCACGGTGGAGCGCACGGCCGCGTTCATGCCGGCGGCCGGGGCGCCCACGTTGAGCACGGCCAGCGTGTAACCGCTCTGCgggggggaggaaaggaggcttGGGGGGTTGTGGGGCGCAGGGGGGTCCCCGTCACCCCCTCCCCGCTGCCGTACCTTGGTGGAGGGAGGGCGGATGTGCGCCAGCAGCTTATAGACGTTCCAGTTGTTTTGGAAGCTCCTGCAAAGGGGAGGAAGGtgtgggggtcctggggggggccAGAGCAGCCGGCGTCCCAccggggatggggggggacGCTCACCGGCCCCTCAGCTTCAGGGCGTCGTCGAAGCGTCCCTCGTTCATCGCCGTCGTCACGTCTTTGGTCTGCGGGGAGCAAAGATGGGGGTTTGTACCAAGATTGGGGGGTTGAGTTTGGACTGAGATTGCTGGGTTTGCACCGCGCCGGTTGGGTTTGCACCACAACGGTTGGGTTTGCACCGCAACGGTTGGGTTTGCACCGCGCCGGTTGGGTTTGCACCGCGCCGGTTGGGTTTGCACTGAGATTGCTGGGTTTGCACCGCACCGGTTGGGTTTGCACCACAACGGTTGGGTTTGCACCGCGCCGGTTGGGTTTGCACTGAGATTGCTGGGTTTGCACCGCGCCGGTTGGGTTTGCACCGCACCGGTTGGGTTTGCACTGCAACGGTTGGGTTTGCACTGAGATTGCTGGGTTTGCACCGCGCCAGTTGGGTTCGCACCGCAGCGGTTGGGTTTGCACCAGAATAGGGGGGGTTACACCGCACTGGTTGGGTTTACACTGCACCCATTGAGTTTGCACCATGCCGTTCAGGTTTGCACCGCGCCGGTTGGCTTTTCACCGCGCTGGTTGGCTTTGCACCATGCTGGTCGGGTTTGCCCCGCGCCGGTCGGGTTTGCTGCATGCCAGTTGGGTTTGCACCGTCCTGGTTGGGTTTGGCCCGcgccagggctgctcctgggtgCCGTGCCCCACTCACCACCTGCACGCACTCCATGAGCGGCAGGCGCACTGCCTGGTTCCCCGAGAGGCTGACGACGCACGCGGGTGTCTCCGGGGTCCCCTCCAGCAGCGCCATGACGGCTTCAACCCCCATCCGGCTGCCCTGCGGGGCAGGAACGGGGACAGTGACGGCGATGTcacccccccaggcccctctCGGCGGGGCGGGGACGGGAGGGCACCCCCTACCAGGATGCGGTCGAAGGCGGAGGGCGTCCCGCCGCGCTGGACGTGGCCCAGGATGGTGACACGTGTGTCATATCCCAACCGCTTCACCACCAGCTGCAAGACAGGGACGCGCCTGAGTCCCCCACGGCGGGGACAGcaaagggacagggacagaaccggggctccccccctccccgctcaCGGTTTTGATGTCCTCAGAGGTGATGGCTTTGCCGTGTCTGTCGATGGCGCCCTCGGCCACGATGATGATGTTCAGCCTCGAGCCGCCCAGGCGGGTCTAGGGGGGGCACCGGGAGGTGAcaatggggatggggacggggacaaaGCGCCCGCCGGAGCCTGTCCTACCTCCGTCAGCCGCCGGCACAGATGATCCTCCCAGTTGTCCTCGGGGGGGGACTCGGGGATGAAAACCCAGTCGGCGCCACAAGCCAAGGCGGTGATGAGCGCCAGGTAGCTGGAAATGGGTGAAAAAGAGGctgtttcagggtttttttccccatttcttcaTCGGGAGCCGCATCCAGGCGGTGCCGCGGGGACGTACCCGCAGTGCCGCCCCATCACTTCCAGCACGAACGTCCGCTGGTGGCTGCGGGAGACACGAGTGTCACCCACGACGAGCCCAACCGGGGACCGGGGGACACCCGAGTCCCCGCCCTGAGTGGCGCGGGGGCGTCCCCGTCACCTCTGCGCCGTGGTGGTGATGGCGTCCACGATCTCCATGATGCGGTGCAGCGCCGAGTCGGTGCCGATGGTCATGTCGGTGCCGCAGAAGTCGTTGTCGATGGAACCCACCATCCCCACGATGTTCAGGTGACTTGACTTCTTCGCCTCCTCTGCCGTGATCCCCCCTGCCGCGCGGTGACACCCccttgcttttgtgtgtgtgtccccccccccccccaaaaaccaccccCTGGGGGGGCCAAGGACCAGCACAAACCTCCggtgtggggaaaaaatgccaaTTTTCGCATCCAACCCTCCTTTTTGTGTACTGCCCCCTGACTTTGGTACAGACACTGTGGTTTTGGCACAAACACCTGATTTGGCTGCAGCCCCCTCTGATTTTGCCACAACCCCGATTTTGATGTAACCCCCCCCGATTTTGATGCAACCCCCCCGATTTTGGTACAAACCCCCTGATTTTACCACAACCTCTCATGATTCTGATGCAAACCCCCTGATTTTGCCACAACCCCCCTGATTTTTGTACGACCCCCCAATTTTGCCACAACCCCCccttatttttgtaaaaactCCCTTGATTTTGCCACAAACCCTCTGATTTTGCCACAACTCCCCCTTGATTTTGCCACAGACCCTCCTGATTTTCATACAACCCCCTGATTTTTGCACGATCTCCCCTTGATTTCATTACAACCTCCCTGGTTTTGATACAGACACCTGTGATTTTGCCACAAACCCCCTGATTTTGCCACAAACCCCCTGAT
Protein-coding sequences here:
- the ASB8 gene encoding ankyrin repeat and SOCS box protein 8; this translates as MWYIMQSIQSKYSLSERLIRTIAAIRSFPRDNVEDLIGRGADVNGMHGTLKPLHCACMVADTDCVELLLQKGAEVNALDGYNRTALHYAAEKDETCVEILLEYGADPNAPDGNKDTPLHWAAFKNNAECARSLLENGARVNARDYNADTPLSWAAMKGNLESVSVLLDFGAEVRVTNLKGQTPISRLVALLVRGLGTEREDSCFELLHRAAGHFELRKNGSMPWEVTRDPQLCQKLTLLCSAPGTLQTLSRYAVRRSLGVRFLPEAVEQLPLPASLKEYVLLLS
- the PFKM gene encoding ATP-dependent 6-phosphofructokinase, muscle type, coding for MAQPPVGHGHTENMGAGKAIAVLTSGGDAQGMNAAVRAVVRVGIYTGAKVYFVHEGYQGLVDGGDNIKEATWESVSMMLQLGGTVIGSARCQDFRTREGRLKAARNLVKRGITNLCVIGGDGSLTGADTFRAEWSSLLGELLKVGGITAEEAKKSSHLNIVGMVGSIDNDFCGTDMTIGTDSALHRIMEIVDAITTTAQSHQRTFVLEVMGRHCGYLALITALACGADWVFIPESPPEDNWEDHLCRRLTETRLGGSRLNIIIVAEGAIDRHGKAITSEDIKTLVVKRLGYDTRVTILGHVQRGGTPSAFDRILGSRMGVEAVMALLEGTPETPACVVSLSGNQAVRLPLMECVQVTKDVTTAMNEGRFDDALKLRGRSFQNNWNVYKLLAHIRPPSTKSGYTLAVLNVGAPAAGMNAAVRSTVRIGLIHGHRMLAVHDGFEGLACGMIEEIGWDRVGPWTGLGGSKLGTKRTLPKKYFEEISSNISTFGIHGLIIIGGFEAFTGSLELVDGRAKFEELCIPLCIIPATVSNNVPGSDFSIGADTALNTITTTCDRIKQSAAGTKRRVFIIETMGGFCGYLATMAGLAGGADAAYIYEEHFNIHDLQVNVEHLTEKMKTTVKRGLVLRNERCNENYTTDFIYNLYSEEGKGIFDCRKNVLGHMQQGGTPTPFDRNFGTKMGAKAVAWITGKIKECSRHGRIFANTADSACLLGMRKRSLIFQPLAELKEQTDFEHRLPKEQWWLKLRPILKILAKYNIELDTSEKAHLEHVTHKRISLESNI